In Gossypium raimondii isolate GPD5lz chromosome 12, ASM2569854v1, whole genome shotgun sequence, a single window of DNA contains:
- the LOC105763622 gene encoding F-box/kelch-repeat protein At3g06240 isoform X2, protein MEVIGDLPRELFLEILLRLPVESLMRCKCVCKYWYALISNPKFIELHLKYNCNNNVCVLLKRCLLTCLGERENMLSLVCSSGFSFINLDVDLSLYKKEPCLQLLGHCDGIICLSNYRDDIVLCNPATRETMVLPESCLPCYSSISNLIPQTSALGFGYDSRTHHCKVVRIISYWEERSGSGLPHHSRVEVYSLATGSWKELNVKVPAHVWYSPCFETYFNGAFHWYAIDDNRNEVILSFHMGNEEFQVIPMPSALSLYDYSMCRSLFVWNGRIALVIYPRKGIEKSFQIYVMKEYGVRESWTKILTIGPLTKVEMPLAFWKNDEILMEGSDGLVVSYNLKTQELKDLPIYGVPKSFATLVYINSLVSVKGGNRVLDGDNTDFDW, encoded by the exons ATGGAGGTCATTGGTGATCTGCCAAGAGAATTGTTCCTCGAAATCCTCTTACGGTTGCCAGTAGAATCTTTGATGCGGTGCAAGTGTGTTTGCAAATACTGGTACGCTCTCATTAGCAATCCTAAATTCATTGAATTGCACCTTAAGTACAACTGCAACAACAATGTATGCGTCCTTCTCAAGCGCTGCCTGCTGACATGCTTAGGAGAGAGAGAAAACATGTTATCGTTGGTCTGCAGCAGTGGtttttctttcataaatttagaTGTGGATTTGTCTCTGTATAAGAAGGAACCATGCTTACAGCTTTTAGGTCATTGTGATGGAATTATTTGCCTATCGAATTACAGAGATGATATAGTTCTATGTAACCCTGCAACTAGGGAGACCATGGTCCTCCCCGAATCTTGTCTCCCTTGTTATTCGTCAATCTCAAACTTGATCCCGCAAACCAGTGCCTTGGGATTTGGTTATGATTCTAGAACTCATCACTGCAAAGTTGTTAGGATTATTTCGTACTGGGAGGAGCGAAGTGGGAGTGGCTTACCACACCATTCCAGGGTAGAAGTATACTCTTTGGCAACTGGTTCTTGGAAAGAACTCAATGTTAAGGTCCCTGCTCATGTCTGGTATTCTCCATGTTTCGAGACATACTTCAATGGAGCGTTTCATTGGTATGCTATTGATGATAACAGAAATGAGGTCATCCTTTCATTCCACATGGGAAATGAAGAGTTCCAAGTAATACCAATGCCAAGTGCCCTCTCCTTGTATGATTATTCAATGTGCAGGAGCCTTTTTGTGTGGAATGGACGCATTGCTCTAGTAATCTATCCGAGAAAGGGGATTGAAAAATCGTTTCAGATATACGTGATGAAGGAATACGGAGTGAGGGAATCTTGGACAAAGATATTGACAATTGGACCTCTTACAAAAGTGGAAATGCCTTTGGCTTTTTGGAAAAATGATGAGATTCTCATGGAAGGTTCTGACGGTCTGGTTGTTTCTTACAACCTTAAGACCCAAGAACTCAAGGATCTTCCTATTTATGGGGTTCCGAAGTCATTCGCAACTCTTGTATACATAAACAGCCTTGTTTCAGTCAAAGGAGGAAATCGAGTGCTTGATGGAGATAATACAG attttgattggtGA
- the LOC105763622 gene encoding F-box protein CPR1 isoform X1, producing the protein MEVIGDLPRELFLEILLRLPVESLMRCKCVCKYWYALISNPKFIELHLKYNCNNNVCVLLKRCLLTCLGERENMLSLVCSSGFSFINLDVDLSLYKKEPCLQLLGHCDGIICLSNYRDDIVLCNPATRETMVLPESCLPCYSSISNLIPQTSALGFGYDSRTHHCKVVRIISYWEERSGSGLPHHSRVEVYSLATGSWKELNVKVPAHVWYSPCFETYFNGAFHWYAIDDNRNEVILSFHMGNEEFQVIPMPSALSLYDYSMCRSLFVWNGRIALVIYPRKGIEKSFQIYVMKEYGVRESWTKILTIGPLTKVEMPLAFWKNDEILMEGSDGLVVSYNLKTQELKDLPIYGVPKSFATLVYINSLVSVKGGNRVLDGDNTGENVSTPVTFFFSSLQIIKTDDLLLKSLLLLHFPCLFR; encoded by the coding sequence ATGGAGGTCATTGGTGATCTGCCAAGAGAATTGTTCCTCGAAATCCTCTTACGGTTGCCAGTAGAATCTTTGATGCGGTGCAAGTGTGTTTGCAAATACTGGTACGCTCTCATTAGCAATCCTAAATTCATTGAATTGCACCTTAAGTACAACTGCAACAACAATGTATGCGTCCTTCTCAAGCGCTGCCTGCTGACATGCTTAGGAGAGAGAGAAAACATGTTATCGTTGGTCTGCAGCAGTGGtttttctttcataaatttagaTGTGGATTTGTCTCTGTATAAGAAGGAACCATGCTTACAGCTTTTAGGTCATTGTGATGGAATTATTTGCCTATCGAATTACAGAGATGATATAGTTCTATGTAACCCTGCAACTAGGGAGACCATGGTCCTCCCCGAATCTTGTCTCCCTTGTTATTCGTCAATCTCAAACTTGATCCCGCAAACCAGTGCCTTGGGATTTGGTTATGATTCTAGAACTCATCACTGCAAAGTTGTTAGGATTATTTCGTACTGGGAGGAGCGAAGTGGGAGTGGCTTACCACACCATTCCAGGGTAGAAGTATACTCTTTGGCAACTGGTTCTTGGAAAGAACTCAATGTTAAGGTCCCTGCTCATGTCTGGTATTCTCCATGTTTCGAGACATACTTCAATGGAGCGTTTCATTGGTATGCTATTGATGATAACAGAAATGAGGTCATCCTTTCATTCCACATGGGAAATGAAGAGTTCCAAGTAATACCAATGCCAAGTGCCCTCTCCTTGTATGATTATTCAATGTGCAGGAGCCTTTTTGTGTGGAATGGACGCATTGCTCTAGTAATCTATCCGAGAAAGGGGATTGAAAAATCGTTTCAGATATACGTGATGAAGGAATACGGAGTGAGGGAATCTTGGACAAAGATATTGACAATTGGACCTCTTACAAAAGTGGAAATGCCTTTGGCTTTTTGGAAAAATGATGAGATTCTCATGGAAGGTTCTGACGGTCTGGTTGTTTCTTACAACCTTAAGACCCAAGAACTCAAGGATCTTCCTATTTATGGGGTTCCGAAGTCATTCGCAACTCTTGTATACATAAACAGCCTTGTTTCAGTCAAAGGAGGAAATCGAGTGCTTGATGGAGATAATACAGGTGAAAATGTTTCAACTCCGgttacatttttcttttcttctttgcagATAATTAAAACAGACGACCTTCTTTTGAAATCTCTTCTTTTGCTGCATTTTCCCTGCCTATTCAGATAA